The sequence below is a genomic window from Nitrospira sp..
GCTGCTGGAGAATCTGCAAAATCTGTTTTTTCTGGCCGTCGGTCCGGTTGAGGCTTCCGGCCAAGACCCAGAGCGACGCCAGCATGATCACCATGACCGCGGCCACGGCCAGGGCGACGCCGAAGTTGAAATCGTAGTAGCCGGACCGCTGGGCGGTGATGCGGATCCAACCGGCCAGGATCGGGAGTCCGACGGCAAAGGGCAGCATCCGCCGTAGCATCACTCCGCCGAGATCATCGCACATCAGCGTCGCCATGAACCCCCTGGTCGGCCGTGCGGCGAGAATCCCGAGGCCGATCATGAACAACAGGGTGGCGCTATAGAGTGATACCGTCGAGGCACTCCCGACCTGGTACAGGGACCGGACTCCATACAGATAGCCGACAAGCGCGATGCCGGCCATGGTCTTGCCGGCCAGCGCCGCATATTGAGCGGGATAGTGCCCATTGGCCAAGGGCCGGTCGAGCGTGATGAGCGCCAGGGAGAGCAGCAGCGTGACGCCGGCTGTGAGAGGCGCCATGCGCCCGGGATGCGCCGCTGCGTTGATGGTCGCATCGGTCATGAACCAGAGGTCAATCCCGATGTCCATGCCTGAGCCATATTCGATCAGGGTCAGCCCGGCCAACAGACCGGCGACCGTTGAGGCGGCGGCGGCGAAGCGGCGGCGTATCGGGGTCGTAGCGGTTTCATCCACCAGCAACCACAGGGAGAGTCCGCAGCAGAGTACGGACAGCACCGTGACTGGTTTGAGCGTGCGGAACGAAGAATGGAGCGACGGCAACCAGGCGGAATCATACGCCCATGAGAGCAGCACGGTCACAGGCCAGATGATGGCAGCCCACGCTGCGACCCGAGCGACCCACGGCAATGAGAGCTGGGCTGGAGTCATAAGGACGCCTCACGCTCTTTCATAAAGGACAGGCTCGGTGTCCTGCTGAGGGTGAGAATCTCGCGGTCACGCACGACGGCCGTGGAGACAGGGCGGCATGCACAAGGTGAATCAGTCGAGGATGTGGGCGATGGTAATGGGATAGTGGCGCAAGCGAACACCCAACATCATACCGACTCCTTTTGCGGCAGAGATACTAGGGAATCCCCTAGTCGGCTCGTGCCCTACCAGGGATTCCGGGGCTCAGGATGCGACGGGACAATGGCGGAGAATGATATCGTAGAGCTGGCCGGCGGCCGATTCTTTGGGCAGGAAGTCGGCTGCGCCTGCTTCGGTCATGGCCAATTTGACTTGAGGGTCGTTGCGGACGGAAATGCCGATCACCGCCATGGACGAATGCTCCCGGCATAGCAGCCGCGTGGCTTCGACGCCGTCAATGAGGGGCAGGTTCACATCCATGACCACGACATCGGGCCGGAGCGATCGAGCCATGACCACGGCATCCTGTCCGTTGGCCGCCTCGCCCACAACCGTGAGGTCTGTGTAGCTATCCAGAATGCTGCGCAGTCCCTGGCGCACCATCGCGTGATCGTCCACCAGCAAGACCCTGACCGTCTTGGTCTGATCCTCGGTCAGAGCTCCGGACGAAGAGGGAAACGCCGGCGGCGGATTCGCACTGACATCGGCCGCGGCCTGCAGGAGGGGGAGATGGAGAATGGCCAGGGTTCCGACGCCGGGCGACGACGACAGTTCGCACTCGCCTCCCAGCAGTTCCATCCGCTCCCGAATGCTCAGCAGGCCGAACTTTCCATGGGTGTCTCCGGACTTGGAGAGCTCGGCCAGATCAAATCCCGAGCCTTCATCTTCGACGCAGATCCACAGCTCATGACGCTCGTCGACGTTGACCGTCAGTGCCGCATGGTCGGTCTGGGCATGTTTGATGATATTGAACAGCAGCTCGCGCACGGACTGAAACAACAGGACGGCCTGGTCGTCCGGCACCGTGAACGGCGCGCTGCCAAGCGTGACCGATACCCGCAAATTGTGTTGCTTCATCTGCTCTCCCAGCCAGAGCAGGGACTTCGCTAAGCCGAATTGATAGAGAATCTGGGGGCTCAATTCCGCGACGAGGGAACGGGTATAGGTGAGGGCTTGGTCCAGCATCGTATCCACTTGCGCGAGGGCGGTGGACACGGAATGGTCCTTGACACGCGGAATGAGCTGCGACAGCCGAAGCCGGCTGGCTACCACCAGTTGGGCGAGATAATCATGGAGTTCGGTGGCGAGCCTGCGACGTTCGCGTTGTTCCGTCAACGTGAGTTCTGACGCGAGGGCGCGCAAGCGTTCCTGGGAAGATAGGAGTTCCTGCGTGCGTTCGGCGATGCGTTGTTCCAGCTCGCTCGCAGCGGCATGCAGTTGGTGCTCCCTATCTTTGCGCTCCGTGAGATCCACCAGCATGTTGACGGTCCCCAGCAATTCACCGGAGTCCTGGCGCAAGGGAGTCGAGTGATGGGTCACGGGCACCAGCGATCCGTCGGGCCGCTCGATCAGGGCTTCGAGACCGGACGGTGGGCAGCCGCCCGTCAGAGATTGCCGCAGCGGGCAGGTCTGCTCCATGATTGGTTGGCCGTCGGGCCCGATGAGACGCCAGGAGCCGTGCCACAATGCCACATCCGAGGTCGGCCGGGAGCCGCAGAGCGTGACGGCGGCTTGATTGTAGTGGGTGACCAATCCCTTCGCATCAGTGGTGAAGACAGCCGCCGGAAGCGCGTCAACCAAATGCGCCAAGTGCCGCTCCGCCTGCTTGCGTTCGGTGATATCCCGGGCGATCTTCGATGCGCCCACGATGCGGCCCCTGCCGTCCTTGATCGGCGAGACGGTCAGCGAAATGTGGACCAGCGATCCGTCTTTGCGTTGCCGCACGGTTTCATAGTGGTCGATCCGTTGACCCTTGCGGATCCTCTCCAGGATGCGGGGTTCCTCATCGAAGCGATCGGGGGGAATCAGGCGTTGGACCGGCTGTCCGATCATGTCTTCCGCCGTGTATCCAAAGAGCCGCTGGGCTCCCCGGTTCCAACTCTTGATGACGCCATTGAGATCCTTGGAGATAATCGCATCGTCTGACGACTCGACGATGGCGGCGAGGCGAGCCGACATAAGATCGACGGCAAAGGGATCCGTCATCCGCGCTGAAGGGTCGTCGTGTGGTTCCATGGTGGTAGGCGCGGGCCGACGTGGTCGTCCGGGCCGAGCTTATACTAGAAGGTCCGACGGGCACCCGCAAACTAGGGAAAACGCTAGCCCATGGCCACGTTCATGTCAGGGACGCACCGCAGGCGGAACGTTCAATGGCGTCGCCGCCGTCTGCCGCCTCGCCGATGACCGCCACGTCGCTATAGTTCTCCTGCACGCTGGGCAACCCCTCGCGGACCATTTGATGGTCGTCCACCAGGAGGATGCCGATCGCGGAGGATGCCGTGCCGCCGCGTGAAGCGGGCGGGGAGGTCTGACGCGAGGTCGGTTGCCGGTCGTCGCTCGCGTGGGCATGTCGACGCTATGGAGCCAGCGGTAGGTTCCGTCGTGCCGCCAGCGCCAGGGCGGTGCCGATCCCCATGCTCCGGTTGATCAGGGACAACGAGGGATCGATGCCGAGCGCGGTATAGTAATCGGAGAGGAAGATCCCCACCACCAACGGCCACGAGTGCGACGCTGACGATGGGAGTGGGCTTCTGATGGAATCGGGTCATCGGGTGCTCAGCTTGGTGTTCGAGCCGTGGCAATCGTGTGGTAGAGGTCTTCGACGGCGACGTCCTTGTTCAGAAACGCGAGGGCGCCGGCCTCCCGCATGGCCAGGCCGACATGGGGGGCATTCTGCACCGAGAGGCCGATGACGATCGTGTCGGGCAGAATCTCTTTGATCAGCCTGGTGGCCTCGATGCCGTCCATACCAGGCATGGTGACGTCCATCAAGACCACATCTGGTCGAAGCTGCGTCGCCAGAGCCACCGCTTCCCGCCCGTTCCCGGCTTCTCCTGTGACGTGGATGTCTTGATATCCGTCCAGCAATCCGCAGAGACCTTGCCGCACCATGGCGTGGTCGTCGGCGATGAGAACTCGAATGCGGCCGGTCTCTTGCGGTGGTTGGCCGTCCGGCGCGCGGGTGGAAGCGGGAGTGACTGGTGCCCGGACTTCCGGCAGGGGATCAGAGGGTTCCTGCTGGTCGAGCAGCGGCATGACAAGCGTAGCGGTTGTTCCCAGGCCTGGCTGGGAGGTCAAGTCCAGCCGTCCCCCCAGCGCCAGCATCCGCTCACGGATACTGAAGAGGCCGAAGCCCGGCACGGCGCCATGACCGGGAAGGGCGGCCTGCTCCGCATGGGCAAAGCCGACGCCCTGGTCTCTCACCGTGATCTGGAGTTGTCCGTCCTGGACCAGAATCGTGATGGCCGCTTCCGGTGCCCCGGCATGTTTCAACACGTTCATCAGCAGTTCTCTGACGGATTGAAAGAGGAGCATAGCTTGGTCCTCCGGCAGAGAAAGAGGGGTCGGACAAACATCCAAGGCGACGCGCAATTCTCGCTGAAGCATCTGCTCGGCCAGCCATCGCAACGCGAGCGGCAAGCCGAACTCTTTGAGAATAG
It includes:
- a CDS encoding PAS domain S-box protein, with the protein product MEPHDDPSARMTDPFAVDLMSARLAAIVESSDDAIISKDLNGVIKSWNRGAQRLFGYTAEDMIGQPVQRLIPPDRFDEEPRILERIRKGQRIDHYETVRQRKDGSLVHISLTVSPIKDGRGRIVGASKIARDITERKQAERHLAHLVDALPAAVFTTDAKGLVTHYNQAAVTLCGSRPTSDVALWHGSWRLIGPDGQPIMEQTCPLRQSLTGGCPPSGLEALIERPDGSLVPVTHHSTPLRQDSGELLGTVNMLVDLTERKDREHQLHAAASELEQRIAERTQELLSSQERLRALASELTLTEQRERRRLATELHDYLAQLVVASRLRLSQLIPRVKDHSVSTALAQVDTMLDQALTYTRSLVAELSPQILYQFGLAKSLLWLGEQMKQHNLRVSVTLGSAPFTVPDDQAVLLFQSVRELLFNIIKHAQTDHAALTVNVDERHELWICVEDEGSGFDLAELSKSGDTHGKFGLLSIRERMELLGGECELSSSPGVGTLAILHLPLLQAAADVSANPPPAFPSSSGALTEDQTKTVRVLLVDDHAMVRQGLRSILDSYTDLTVVGEAANGQDAVVMARSLRPDVVVMDVNLPLIDGVEATRLLCREHSSMAVIGISVRNDPQVKLAMTEAGAADFLPKESAAGQLYDIILRHCPVAS